A window from Rhizobium leguminosarum bv. trifolii WSM1325 encodes these proteins:
- a CDS encoding Dimethylmenaquinone methyltransferase (PFAM: Dimethylmenaquinone methyltransferase~KEGG: mes:Meso_3140 hypothetical protein) has protein sequence MALNAEAIATLKTVSTATLTTVLLKKGLRNVWIRGAVPLKPGQPRIVGPAFTLRFVPAREDLATPASWASPISTRAAIEAMPEGCVAVVDAMGVTDAGIFGDILCARMQKRGVAALVTDGVVRDLAGVLDTNLPVWCRGVAAPPSVAGLTFVAWQQPIGCGGVAVFPDDIIVVDQDGAVLIPADLLEAVLAEAPEQERMEAWIMTRIDEGVSLPGLYPMNAETKALYEASKK, from the coding sequence ATGGCCCTCAACGCTGAAGCGATAGCAACTCTCAAGACCGTCTCGACGGCGACCCTGACGACCGTTCTTCTGAAGAAGGGCCTGCGGAACGTCTGGATCCGCGGCGCCGTTCCCCTGAAGCCCGGCCAGCCGCGCATCGTCGGCCCGGCCTTCACCCTGCGCTTCGTTCCGGCTCGCGAAGATCTGGCGACGCCGGCATCCTGGGCCTCGCCGATCTCGACCCGCGCCGCGATCGAAGCGATGCCGGAAGGCTGTGTCGCCGTCGTCGACGCGATGGGCGTCACCGATGCCGGCATCTTCGGCGATATCCTCTGCGCCCGCATGCAGAAGAGAGGCGTTGCCGCACTCGTCACCGACGGCGTCGTGCGCGACCTTGCCGGCGTGCTCGACACCAATCTGCCGGTCTGGTGCCGCGGCGTCGCAGCACCCCCATCGGTCGCCGGCCTTACCTTCGTCGCCTGGCAGCAGCCGATCGGCTGCGGCGGCGTGGCTGTTTTCCCTGACGACATCATCGTCGTCGACCAGGACGGCGCGGTACTGATCCCGGCCGATCTGCTGGAGGCGGTGCTGGCCGAAGCGCCGGAACAGGAGCGCATGGAAGCCTGGATCATGACTAGGATCGATGAAGGCGTATCGCTGCCCGGCCTGTACCCGATGAACGCGGAAACAAAAGCGCTTTACGAGGCCTCGAAGAAGTAA
- a CDS encoding Cytosine deaminase (PFAM: Amidohydrolase 3; amidohydrolase~KEGG: rec:RHECIAT_PC0000209 cytosine deaminase protein), producing MFDLIVRNANVPDGRKGIDIGIQGGKIVAIESNLQAQAGEEIDATGRLVSPPFVDPHFHMDATLSLGLPRMNVSGTLLEGIALWGELRPIVTKEELVDRALRYCDLAVTQGLLFIRSHVDTSDPRLVTVEAMIEVREKVAPYIDLQLVAFPQDGYYRSPGAIDALNRALDMGVDIVGGIPHFERTMGEGTASVEALCRIAADRGLPVDIHCDETDDPLSRHIETLSAETIRFGLQGRVAGSHLTSMHSMDNYYVSKLIPLMAEAEINVIPNPLINIMLQGRHDTYPKRRGMTRVRELMDAGLNVSFGHDCVMDPWYSMGSGDMLEVGHMAIHVAQMAGIDDKKRIFDALTVNSAKTMGLADYGLEKGCNADLVILQASDTLEALRLKPNRLAVIRRGKVIARSAPRIGELFLDGRPARIDGGLDYVPRY from the coding sequence ATGTTCGATCTGATCGTGAGAAATGCAAATGTCCCCGATGGCCGAAAGGGTATTGATATTGGCATCCAGGGCGGCAAGATCGTTGCCATTGAGAGTAATCTCCAGGCGCAGGCGGGAGAAGAAATCGACGCGACCGGCCGGCTGGTCAGTCCGCCTTTTGTCGATCCGCATTTCCATATGGACGCCACCCTGTCGCTCGGCCTGCCGCGCATGAACGTGTCCGGCACCCTGCTCGAAGGCATTGCGCTCTGGGGGGAGCTGCGCCCGATCGTGACGAAGGAGGAACTGGTCGATCGCGCGCTGCGCTATTGCGATCTGGCGGTCACGCAGGGCCTGCTCTTCATCCGCAGCCATGTCGATACCAGTGATCCCAGGCTTGTGACCGTCGAGGCGATGATCGAGGTTCGCGAGAAGGTCGCGCCCTATATCGATCTGCAGCTGGTCGCCTTTCCCCAGGACGGTTACTACCGCTCGCCGGGCGCGATCGACGCGCTCAACCGCGCCCTCGACATGGGCGTCGATATCGTCGGCGGCATTCCCCACTTCGAACGGACGATGGGCGAAGGGACGGCGTCTGTCGAGGCGCTCTGCCGCATCGCCGCCGATCGCGGCCTGCCGGTCGATATCCACTGCGACGAAACCGACGATCCGCTCTCGCGCCATATCGAGACGCTGTCTGCGGAAACCATCCGCTTCGGCTTGCAAGGGCGCGTCGCCGGCTCGCATCTGACCTCGATGCACTCGATGGACAATTATTACGTCTCCAAGCTCATTCCGCTGATGGCGGAGGCCGAGATCAACGTCATCCCCAATCCGCTGATCAACATCATGCTGCAGGGCCGGCACGACACCTATCCGAAACGCCGCGGCATGACCCGCGTGCGGGAATTGATGGATGCCGGGCTCAATGTCTCCTTCGGGCACGACTGCGTCATGGACCCCTGGTATTCGATGGGGTCGGGCGACATGCTGGAGGTTGGCCATATGGCAATCCATGTCGCGCAGATGGCCGGCATCGACGACAAGAAGAGGATCTTCGACGCGCTGACCGTCAATTCGGCAAAGACGATGGGGCTTGCAGATTACGGCCTGGAAAAGGGATGCAACGCCGACCTCGTCATCCTCCAGGCGAGCGACACGCTGGAAGCACTGCGGCTGAAGCCGAACCGCCTGGCGGTCATCCGCCGCGGCAAGGTCATCGCCCGCTCGGCGCCGCGCATCGGCGAGCTTTTCCTCGACGGACGCCCGGCACGGATCGACGGCGGGTTGGATTACGTGCCTCGTTATTGA
- a CDS encoding PfkB domain protein (PFAM: PfkB domain protein~KEGG: rbsK; ribokinase; K00852 ribokinase) codes for MRAYIVGNVAIDETIAVSELPVIGASILGNAGGSDLGGKGTNQAVVMARCGVPTTLVAPIGRDARADTIRHYLADEPLRSELIEMENASSDVSIIFRLPGGENAIVTTTEAAQSLSLSDVRRILSTAGPGDLMMLQGNLSDQTTRDILEHARAMGMVTAFNPSPVRSYFSDLWGLIDIAFLNKGEAQTLTGTTGGQAAEYLLSRGLRDVVLTLGSDGAMLVNRHDSVEVPAQVCDVVDTTGAGDTFMAAALASCVMRRQRLDRLAIEHAAAAAAITVSRHGTRKAFPTISELEAILR; via the coding sequence ATGCGCGCCTACATAGTCGGTAACGTCGCCATCGACGAAACCATCGCCGTCTCCGAACTTCCCGTTATCGGTGCCTCCATCCTCGGCAATGCCGGTGGCAGCGATCTCGGCGGCAAGGGCACGAACCAGGCGGTCGTCATGGCCCGCTGCGGCGTTCCGACAACGCTGGTGGCGCCCATCGGCAGGGATGCGAGGGCCGATACAATACGCCATTACCTCGCGGACGAACCGCTTCGGAGCGAACTGATCGAAATGGAAAATGCATCGAGCGATGTCTCGATCATCTTCCGGCTGCCGGGCGGCGAAAATGCCATCGTCACGACAACGGAAGCGGCGCAGAGCCTGTCCCTGTCCGATGTCAGGCGGATCCTGTCGACGGCCGGCCCTGGCGATCTTATGATGCTGCAGGGCAATCTGTCCGACCAGACGACCCGCGATATCCTGGAGCATGCAAGAGCGATGGGCATGGTCACCGCCTTCAATCCCTCGCCGGTGCGCTCTTATTTCTCTGATCTTTGGGGGTTGATCGACATCGCCTTCCTCAACAAGGGCGAGGCGCAGACCCTGACGGGAACGACGGGCGGGCAGGCTGCCGAATATCTGCTAAGCCGGGGCCTGCGAGACGTCGTTCTGACGCTCGGCAGCGACGGCGCGATGCTCGTGAACCGGCACGATAGTGTCGAAGTACCGGCCCAGGTCTGCGATGTTGTGGATACAACGGGCGCAGGCGATACCTTCATGGCCGCAGCACTGGCATCCTGCGTGATGCGCAGGCAGAGGCTGGACCGTCTAGCCATCGAACACGCAGCCGCGGCCGCGGCCATCACCGTCTCAAGACATGGAACGAGAAAGGCGTTTCCGACCATTTCCGAGCTTGAAGCGATCCTGAGATAG
- a CDS encoding transcriptional activator, TenA family (PFAM: TENA/THI-4 domain protein~KEGG: rsp:RSP_3694 putative transcription activator): MAAESLSARILRENDAVLGAMLNHRFVEDVKNDRLSKEAFERYLVYEGAFVDSAISIFAYAAATANTMTQKRWLIAVLDALANEQIAYFERTFAGRGIDTSSFDTGIAEVEAFRAGMLEIARQGGFLDTVAAMFAAEWMYWTWSKEAANRPISDPLLKEWVDLHVDPNFAAQAQWLKNELDMAGETLEEDEKARLSAIFGRAMQLEIDFHDAPYL; the protein is encoded by the coding sequence ATGGCGGCAGAGAGCCTTTCGGCCCGCATCCTGCGCGAGAACGACGCTGTCCTTGGCGCGATGCTGAACCACCGCTTTGTCGAGGACGTGAAGAACGACAGGCTGAGCAAGGAGGCTTTCGAGCGTTATCTCGTCTATGAGGGCGCCTTCGTCGACAGCGCCATCTCGATCTTCGCCTATGCGGCGGCGACCGCCAACACCATGACGCAGAAGCGCTGGCTGATCGCGGTTCTCGACGCGCTTGCCAACGAGCAGATCGCCTATTTCGAACGCACCTTCGCCGGCCGCGGCATCGATACCTCGTCCTTCGACACCGGCATCGCCGAGGTCGAGGCCTTTCGCGCCGGCATGTTGGAAATCGCTCGCCAAGGCGGCTTCCTCGACACGGTCGCGGCGATGTTTGCGGCCGAGTGGATGTATTGGACCTGGTCGAAGGAAGCAGCTAACCGCCCGATCAGCGATCCCCTCTTGAAGGAATGGGTCGACCTGCATGTCGATCCGAATTTCGCCGCCCAGGCGCAATGGCTGAAGAATGAACTCGACATGGCAGGAGAAACGCTGGAAGAGGATGAAAAAGCGCGGCTCAGCGCAATCTTCGGCCGGGCGATGCAACTCGAGATCGATTTTCACGATGCGCCTTATCTTTAG
- a CDS encoding Inositol-phosphate phosphatase (PFAM: inositol monophosphatase~KEGG: ret:RHE_PB00111 myo-inositol-1(or 4)-monophosphatase protein): MTSPSISARLSPTASSRLVVLAETVLKAGETARGSLRRRTSAEMLAKAPRDYQTEIDVAVERTIVNEMTKAFPDYAIQGEEAVGNRTAGPETPIIYIDPIDGTTNYAWGIPHFGMTISIVESGRLVMGVVYDAMQDELFSAEIGGGAYLNGERIRCADVGDIENVLVGAGLPIPGQIKAVAKETYFDAIKRLMANTAGVRRLGSAALSIAYVACGRLDGFFEDGLAIHDFGASALLVEEAGGIVTRFSGAEVNGRGDILAASKALHPWLLEGFQSKA, translated from the coding sequence ATGACATCACCCTCGATTTCCGCGCGTCTTTCCCCGACCGCCTCGTCCCGCCTCGTTGTGCTTGCAGAAACGGTATTGAAGGCGGGCGAAACCGCCCGCGGCTCGCTGCGGCGACGAACGTCGGCAGAAATGCTCGCCAAGGCGCCGCGCGATTATCAGACCGAAATCGATGTCGCCGTCGAGCGGACCATCGTCAACGAGATGACGAAGGCCTTCCCGGACTATGCCATCCAGGGGGAGGAAGCCGTCGGCAACCGCACGGCGGGTCCTGAAACGCCGATCATTTACATCGACCCGATCGATGGCACGACCAATTACGCCTGGGGTATTCCGCATTTCGGCATGACGATCTCGATCGTCGAAAGCGGCAGGCTCGTCATGGGCGTCGTCTACGACGCCATGCAGGACGAGCTGTTCAGCGCCGAAATCGGCGGCGGCGCTTATCTCAACGGCGAGCGTATCCGCTGCGCCGATGTCGGCGACATCGAGAATGTGCTCGTCGGCGCCGGCCTGCCGATCCCCGGCCAGATCAAGGCGGTTGCGAAAGAGACCTATTTCGACGCGATCAAACGCCTGATGGCGAATACGGCGGGTGTGCGCCGCCTCGGCTCGGCGGCCCTGTCGATTGCCTATGTCGCCTGCGGCCGGCTGGACGGATTCTTCGAAGACGGGCTCGCCATCCATGATTTCGGCGCCTCGGCGCTGCTGGTCGAAGAGGCGGGCGGTATCGTCACCCGGTTTTCCGGGGCCGAAGTCAACGGGCGGGGCGATATCCTTGCCGCCAGCAAGGCACTGCATCCCTGGCTGCTGGAAGGCTTCCAGAGCAAGGCGTGA
- a CDS encoding inner-membrane translocator (PFAM: inner-membrane translocator~KEGG: rec:RHECIAT_PC0000210 probable sugar ABC transporter, permease protein), protein MMQLFDIIASAGLWAAILRIATPLIFGTLGALLCERAGVLNLGIEGIMTFGAMIGWLSVYHGADLWTGLLIAAVAGGVFGLLHAGLTVTLGLSQHVSGLGVTLFASSFSYYVFRLIVPLANTPPTIVPFQPIAIPGLSTLPFIGPAFFTQTAPTYLAITIALLMAYFIFRTPVGLAIRMTGENPHAAEAQGVNPMKVRYGAVIAGSALMGMGGAFLTLSAFNSFFPTMVQGRGWICIALVVFASWRPGRALFGALLFAFFDAFQLRLQTALSGLVPYQLFLMTPYILSIAALAVMARRARVPQALMQPYRRGER, encoded by the coding sequence ATGATGCAGCTCTTCGACATCATCGCTTCCGCCGGGCTCTGGGCGGCAATCCTGCGGATCGCCACGCCGCTGATTTTCGGCACGCTCGGCGCCCTGCTCTGCGAACGGGCGGGCGTGCTCAATCTCGGCATCGAAGGCATCATGACCTTCGGCGCAATGATTGGCTGGCTTTCGGTCTATCACGGCGCCGATCTCTGGACCGGCCTGCTGATTGCAGCGGTGGCCGGCGGCGTCTTCGGCCTGTTGCATGCAGGCCTGACGGTGACGCTTGGCCTCTCCCAGCATGTCTCCGGTCTCGGCGTCACGCTGTTTGCCTCCAGCTTCAGCTATTATGTTTTCCGGCTGATCGTGCCGCTTGCCAATACCCCACCCACCATCGTGCCGTTCCAGCCGATCGCCATTCCCGGTCTCTCGACATTGCCGTTCATCGGGCCGGCCTTCTTCACCCAGACGGCGCCGACCTATCTGGCAATCACTATCGCCCTGCTGATGGCCTACTTCATCTTCCGCACGCCCGTCGGCCTTGCAATCCGCATGACCGGCGAGAACCCGCATGCGGCCGAAGCCCAGGGCGTCAATCCGATGAAGGTGCGCTACGGCGCGGTGATTGCCGGAAGCGCGCTGATGGGAATGGGCGGCGCTTTCCTGACATTGTCGGCGTTCAACAGCTTTTTCCCCACAATGGTGCAGGGACGCGGCTGGATCTGCATCGCGCTCGTCGTCTTCGCCTCCTGGCGGCCGGGGCGCGCGCTGTTCGGCGCGCTGCTCTTTGCCTTCTTCGACGCCTTCCAGCTTCGGCTGCAAACCGCACTCAGCGGGCTCGTGCCCTATCAGCTGTTTCTGATGACGCCCTATATCCTTTCCATTGCCGCCCTTGCCGTCATGGCCCGCCGCGCCCGCGTTCCGCAGGCACTGATGCAGCCCTATCGCCGCGGCGAACGATGA
- a CDS encoding peptide methionine sulfoxide reductase (KEGG: rec:RHECIAT_PC0000206 peptide methionine sulfoxide reductase protein~TIGRFAM: peptide methionine sulfoxide reductase~PFAM: Methionine sulfoxide reductase A) has product MTEERAVLAGGCFWGMQDLIRRYKGVISTRVGYTGGDVPNATYRNHGTHAEAIEIIFDPARISYREILEFFFQIHDPSTRNRQGNDVGLSYRSAIFYVTPEQERVARDTIADVDASGLWPGKVVTEVVPVSDFWEAEPEHQDYLERIPNGYTCHFVRPGWKLPVRQKIA; this is encoded by the coding sequence ATGACCGAAGAACGTGCAGTCCTCGCCGGTGGTTGCTTCTGGGGCATGCAGGACCTCATCCGCCGATACAAGGGCGTGATTTCGACCCGCGTCGGCTATACCGGCGGCGATGTGCCGAATGCCACCTACCGCAACCACGGAACCCATGCCGAGGCGATCGAGATTATCTTCGACCCCGCAAGGATCAGCTATCGGGAAATCCTCGAATTCTTCTTCCAGATCCACGACCCGAGCACGCGCAACCGCCAGGGCAACGACGTCGGCTTGAGCTACCGCTCGGCAATCTTCTACGTCACCCCTGAGCAGGAGCGCGTCGCCAGAGATACGATCGCCGATGTCGATGCATCGGGCCTCTGGCCCGGCAAGGTCGTCACCGAAGTCGTGCCGGTCAGCGATTTCTGGGAAGCCGAACCCGAGCATCAGGATTATCTGGAGCGGATTCCGAACGGCTATACCTGCCATTTCGTCCGGCCCGGCTGGAAACTGCCGGTCCGCCAGAAGATCGCCTGA
- a CDS encoding transcriptional regulator, LysR family (PFAM: LysR substrate-binding; regulatory protein LysR~KEGG: rsq:Rsph17025_2061 LysR family transcriptional regulator): MDTRFLETFIVVAERHSLAEAAQRLNLTPAAVAQRIRALEAELGVRLLVRSGRVMRPTEAGFAILDRCRDLVRDTRDLKAMAGTATISGEMRIGAINTALTGLVPDILHRLAQDYPLIEIFLKPGASMDLYAEVLNGTLDAAFIIEPRFPMQKTLTFNKLRQEPLVLIAPRDCEGADPLELLQTLPFIRYDRNQWGGHIADEYLREIGIRPVERYELDALEAIAVMVDRGLGISIVPDWAPPWPAGLDILKLPLPRSSAVRTVGIVVTRSSPRTNLVAALLETSRAAMGA; the protein is encoded by the coding sequence ATGGACACACGTTTTCTCGAAACTTTCATTGTCGTTGCCGAGCGGCACTCGCTGGCGGAGGCCGCCCAGCGGCTGAACCTCACGCCTGCGGCTGTTGCCCAGCGTATCCGCGCATTGGAGGCCGAGCTCGGGGTGAGGCTGCTGGTGCGCTCCGGCCGCGTCATGCGGCCGACGGAGGCGGGTTTTGCCATTCTCGACCGCTGCAGGGATCTGGTGCGCGATACACGCGACCTGAAGGCGATGGCCGGCACCGCGACGATTTCGGGCGAGATGCGGATCGGGGCGATCAATACGGCGCTGACCGGCCTCGTTCCCGACATTCTCCACCGTCTCGCCCAGGATTACCCGCTGATCGAGATCTTCCTCAAGCCAGGCGCGTCAATGGACCTCTATGCCGAGGTCCTGAACGGCACGCTGGACGCAGCCTTCATCATCGAGCCGCGATTTCCGATGCAGAAGACGCTGACCTTCAACAAGCTGCGCCAAGAACCCCTGGTGCTGATCGCTCCGCGGGATTGCGAAGGGGCGGATCCGCTCGAACTGCTGCAGACCCTGCCCTTCATCCGCTACGACCGCAACCAGTGGGGTGGTCACATCGCCGACGAGTATCTGCGCGAGATCGGCATCCGCCCGGTCGAGCGTTATGAGCTCGACGCGCTGGAGGCAATCGCGGTGATGGTGGACCGCGGTCTCGGAATCTCGATCGTGCCGGATTGGGCGCCGCCCTGGCCGGCTGGCCTTGATATCCTCAAGCTGCCCCTGCCCCGCTCGTCCGCCGTGCGCACCGTCGGCATCGTGGTGACGCGATCCTCGCCGAGGACAAATCTCGTCGCCGCGCTTCTGGAAACCAGCCGCGCGGCGATGGGAGCCTGA
- a CDS encoding short-chain dehydrogenase/reductase SDR (PFAM: short-chain dehydrogenase/reductase SDR~KEGG: rsh:Rsph17029_3085 short-chain dehydrogenase/reductase SDR), which yields MDFGLKDKTALVLGAGGGLGSAIAVKLAREGARIAAADIDLAAAEKTAASVESEGGKALALQWDLSDLGSIDARVAAIERQFGPVDILINNTGGPPPTTVSGQDPTLWNQYFQSMVLSVIAITDRVLPEMRARKWGRIVTSTSSGVVAPIPNLGLSNALRLSLVGWSKTLAREVGRDGITVNIVLPGRIATGRITFLDEQKAKRESRSIDDVVAESTGSIPLGRYGRPEEYGNVVTFLASEPASYLTGSVIRVDGGMIQSI from the coding sequence ATGGATTTCGGCCTGAAGGACAAGACGGCCCTGGTGCTTGGCGCCGGCGGCGGACTGGGCAGCGCGATTGCCGTCAAACTTGCGCGCGAAGGCGCCAGAATTGCCGCAGCGGATATAGATCTCGCCGCCGCTGAGAAGACCGCGGCTTCGGTTGAATCCGAAGGCGGTAAGGCGCTGGCGCTGCAATGGGATCTCTCCGATCTCGGATCGATCGATGCGCGTGTCGCTGCAATCGAGCGCCAGTTCGGACCGGTCGATATCCTCATCAACAATACCGGCGGCCCGCCGCCGACCACCGTCTCCGGCCAAGATCCGACGCTCTGGAACCAGTATTTCCAAAGCATGGTCCTCTCCGTCATCGCCATTACCGATCGCGTGCTGCCTGAGATGCGGGCGCGCAAATGGGGGCGCATCGTCACCTCGACCTCGTCGGGCGTGGTCGCGCCGATCCCCAATCTCGGCCTCTCCAACGCGTTGCGCCTGTCATTGGTCGGCTGGTCGAAAACGCTGGCGCGCGAGGTCGGACGCGACGGCATCACCGTCAACATCGTCCTGCCGGGCCGGATCGCCACCGGCCGCATCACCTTCCTCGACGAGCAGAAGGCCAAACGCGAAAGCCGCTCCATCGATGACGTCGTCGCAGAAAGCACCGGCAGCATTCCGCTCGGCCGCTATGGCCGGCCGGAAGAATATGGCAATGTCGTCACCTTCCTGGCGAGCGAACCTGCCTCCTATCTCACCGGATCGGTGATCCGCGTCGATGGCGGCATGATCCAGAGCATCTGA
- a CDS encoding protein-L-isoaspartate(D-aspartate) O-methyltransferase (PFAM: protein-L-isoaspartate(D-aspartate) O-methyltransferase~KEGG: pcm1; protein-L-isoaspartate O-methyltransferase protein; K00573 protein-L-isoaspartate(D-aspartate) O-methyltransferase), whose translation MESVLPMTPDEMKIVRRAYAKQITAAARVADERVETAFAEVPREDFLGPGPWPIFRMRKAYVPTPAADPVYLYTDDVVGIVPERHINNGQPSLHAFLLSQAAPRAGEHIVHVGAGAGYYSAIMAKLVGASGKVTAIEFEPELAARAKANLAPYPNVSVVPGDGSSVAFDTADVIYVNAGATRPANIWLDRLNNGGRLILPLTTDLGFTSSNWSNMHLRGAVFLVMRRGEEFHAQWISPVAIFPCEGMRDEESEKALAAAFESGEHKRVTRLYRTDEVPVERCWVRAPGWCLAYA comes from the coding sequence ATGGAGTCGGTTCTGCCGATGACACCTGATGAAATGAAGATCGTGCGGCGAGCTTATGCGAAGCAGATCACGGCGGCTGCGAGAGTTGCCGATGAGCGTGTTGAAACAGCTTTTGCCGAAGTGCCGCGGGAAGATTTCCTTGGTCCCGGTCCGTGGCCGATCTTCCGAATGCGAAAAGCCTATGTTCCGACCCCGGCCGCCGACCCGGTTTACCTCTACACGGATGACGTTGTTGGTATCGTCCCTGAGCGCCACATCAACAACGGACAACCGTCACTTCATGCCTTCCTGCTTTCGCAGGCTGCGCCGCGAGCGGGCGAGCATATCGTGCATGTTGGCGCTGGTGCCGGCTACTATTCTGCGATCATGGCGAAACTCGTTGGCGCATCCGGCAAGGTGACGGCGATCGAGTTCGAGCCGGAGCTTGCCGCACGCGCGAAAGCAAATCTCGCTCCCTATCCGAATGTTTCCGTAGTTCCGGGCGATGGCAGTTCCGTGGCTTTCGATACAGCCGATGTGATCTATGTGAACGCGGGCGCGACCCGGCCCGCGAATATCTGGCTGGACCGGCTCAATAATGGCGGAAGGCTGATCCTACCGCTTACGACCGATCTTGGATTTACCAGCAGCAATTGGAGCAACATGCACCTTCGCGGTGCGGTGTTCCTCGTGATGCGCAGGGGTGAGGAATTTCACGCGCAATGGATTTCGCCGGTCGCCATCTTCCCCTGTGAAGGAATGCGCGATGAGGAATCGGAAAAAGCGCTCGCGGCGGCGTTCGAAAGCGGGGAGCACAAGCGGGTGACCCGGCTGTATCGTACTGATGAGGTGCCGGTCGAGCGATGTTGGGTTCGCGCTCCCGGCTGGTGCCTAGCCTATGCTTAG
- a CDS encoding Transport-associated OB domain protein (PFAM: Transport-associated OB domain protein~KEGG: ABC transporter nucleotide binding/ATPase protein) → MLAARPEALTIRPVDRPDAATVHRAVDFGTHKMVDVDLADGSRLKAMVAPDDRIRTGMRVEPSFAGFFVFRDNELVHQSMPTKGDVEIEELLRV, encoded by the coding sequence ATGCTGGCCGCCCGCCCGGAAGCACTGACGATCCGTCCCGTGGACCGGCCTGATGCCGCAACAGTCCATCGCGCCGTCGATTTCGGCACCCACAAGATGGTCGATGTCGATCTTGCCGACGGCAGCCGTCTGAAGGCGATGGTGGCGCCGGACGATCGCATCCGGACCGGGATGAGGGTCGAGCCGAGCTTCGCCGGCTTTTTCGTCTTTCGCGACAACGAGCTCGTCCATCAGTCGATGCCGACAAAGGGCGATGTGGAGATCGAAGAACTCCTGCGGGTTTAG
- a CDS encoding photosystem I assembly BtpA (PFAM: photosystem I assembly BtpA~KEGG: hypothetical protein; K06971) — MQEISDRPSHAIRDIFGRDKVLIGMIHCPAFPGAPRYRGAAMNAIYDACMRDAEACMEGGLHGLIIENHGDVPFSKPEDIGPETTGFMSVVTDRIARAAGIPLGVNVLANAPIPAFAIAMAGGAKFIRVNQWANAYVANEGFMEGRAAEAMRYRSLLRAEHIKVFADSHVKHGSHAIVADRSIQELTRDLAFFDADGVIATGQRTGNSATMEEIEEIGAATHLPLLVGSGVNKDNIVDILARTNGVIVASSLKHGGVWWNPVDIERVRAFRAAAEPGLEG; from the coding sequence ATGCAGGAAATTTCGGACAGGCCGTCCCACGCCATCAGGGATATCTTCGGCAGGGACAAGGTTCTGATCGGCATGATCCATTGCCCGGCCTTTCCGGGCGCGCCGCGCTACCGGGGGGCTGCGATGAATGCGATTTACGACGCCTGCATGCGCGACGCCGAAGCCTGCATGGAAGGCGGCCTGCATGGGCTGATCATCGAAAATCACGGCGATGTGCCGTTTTCGAAGCCCGAGGATATCGGCCCCGAGACGACCGGCTTCATGTCTGTCGTCACCGACCGGATCGCGCGCGCGGCCGGCATTCCGCTCGGCGTCAACGTGCTGGCCAATGCGCCGATCCCGGCCTTCGCCATCGCCATGGCCGGTGGCGCCAAATTCATCCGCGTCAATCAGTGGGCCAATGCCTATGTCGCCAATGAAGGCTTCATGGAGGGCAGGGCCGCCGAAGCCATGCGCTACCGCTCGCTGCTGAGGGCCGAACACATCAAGGTCTTTGCTGACAGCCACGTCAAGCATGGCAGCCACGCCATCGTCGCCGACCGTTCGATCCAGGAGCTGACGCGCGATCTCGCCTTCTTCGATGCCGACGGCGTCATCGCCACCGGCCAACGGACCGGCAATTCGGCAACGATGGAGGAGATCGAGGAAATCGGCGCGGCGACACACCTGCCGCTGCTCGTCGGCTCCGGCGTCAACAAGGACAATATCGTCGATATTCTCGCCCGCACCAATGGCGTCATCGTTGCGTCTTCGTTGAAACACGGCGGCGTCTGGTGGAACCCCGTCGATATTGAGCGCGTGCGCGCCTTCCGCGCGGCGGCCGAACCGGGCCTGGAGGGCTGA